Within Limanda limanda chromosome 1, fLimLim1.1, whole genome shotgun sequence, the genomic segment GAAGTGGCACTTTGcgacacaaaagaaaatgatgaagAGAAGTTCCAGGCGTCTGTCACTTCCCTTCTGGTTTTATCACCGTCTTCATTGTGTCTTCTTCCTTCCTGTCCACTTGCTTTACTGCACCAGGCGGAGGCAGCAGGTGATGAAGGGCTGAGACGAGATCAAATTTTAATGATCCCTGTGGGCAAATAGCTTCTTAGCAGGAGCGACGACGACAAGAAGCCGCCTGGTCGCTGCGTGAGGCCGAGAAGTCTCAGATTGAAGCAGCGTTCTGTCTCCATCACAGACTGGACGCTGCTCGTCAGCAGGGTGTAAATATGCATCACTGACtctgcacacactcactgcaGGAAGCTTccagccagccccccccccctgcacacacacacacaatccattCCACTTCCCTCAGACCTGAAATGTTTCCCAACGTCGCTCTGCTCGACCTGACGGGGACGTTACAGCACAATGGAAAATCCCTGTAGTGATTTTACAGCAAAATTACAAGGATATTAGTGATTGTTTTGAATTTAAGAGTGAATATCAGTATTTTCAATTTTTCTTTCCTTGTATTATTAGAAAATTGAGGTTCCTTTTCTTATTATTCTTAACGTTATATGTTTATCAAAAGGGAGCTTGTAATTTTGATAATTAGGATGGAAGACATCTTGTATTAAGTGTCATAAATAAAATTATCCATTGAGAAGCTTTTAAATAATCTTCAATTGTCAAAGTTTTCTTAACTGCAAATGTGGAAATTGTCTTTTTTATCACAAACTCTTTTACAAACCTGATTTTGCCACCTGATATTTCTAATTTCATGAAAGTGATGCTCAAGATTATTAACCTTAAttatacagcacctttcaaaacatagttacaaggtgctttacaagtTGAAATAGGAAAAACaaactataatataatatatataatataaaagtcgaaagtttaaattaatgaatttatCGTAATAcaaccaaatcaaaatgagagaaaatcgtgaaacagaaaaaatagTATTTAGAGAATAGACATATATTCACTATCAATCTTTATTATGATTTAACATAAATAtcatataataaaaatatgagtatttttactgtaaattacTGAAATATGAGagtataaatatagatattgtATTTCATAAGTGATTCTAGTGATGTTAAAGAATCATGTTTCAAATCTCACTATCATCAGCATCAGGGTTTCACCGCTGCGTCCATCAccgcctctgattggctgattgacCACTTGGCCCCGCCCTCCATGCTTCATCCAGCCCCTCTGATTGGCCGCACCCACCATCCGTCAGGCGGGTGCAGCCCCTCCGCCGGAGCCCGctcctgcgcctcctcctcccgcaGCAGGCTGCGTTGAGAGGTCGGCTAGGGGACCGTGGACAGCTCCGGCTTGAGGAGCAGAGCAGcgccggaggaggagaggctggacatGGGGGAGCAGCCGCCGCACAGGCCCGCCACAGAGAGCTGAACGCACCGCCGAATGTGCACAAAGACCCGGGGAGAGGACACCGAGGGAGGGACGAGGAGCCGGCCGAGGACAGCGACTGGAGAGGGGGGGACGAGCACCGAGCACCGAGCCGTCCCGGAGCTGCAGCGGGGAgaggaggaccagaggaccgAGCCGAGCACCGACCCGTCCCGGAGCTGCAGCGGGGAGAGGAGGACCGGAGGACCGACCCGTCCCGGAGCTCCAGCGGGGAGAGGAGGACCCGAGCCCCGAGCCGAGCACCGACCCGTCCCGGACCTCCAGCGTGGAGAGGAGGACCAGAGCACCGACCCGTCCCGGAGCTCCAGCGGGGAGAGGAGGACCTCCagcggggagaggaggaggaggaccggaGCACCGACCCGTCCCGGACCTCCAGCGGGGGAGAGGAGACCCACGATTCCGCTCGACCCGATGGACCCCACGGCAGATGAATGAAGACCGCCTACACTAACGCCTACCGATGCCTGGCCAAGGACCTGGACGCTTACGCCATGAACCCGGACATGATGGACGGCCTCGGCAGCCTGCACGGCGGGGTGTCGGTGAGCTGCGTGGCCGCTGACTCGGAGCTCCTCTCCGGCCACAGCCCGCACCCCGGCCGCGGAGgctcggcggcggcggcggccctGCGGATCCACCAGGACCTGGCCAGCCGCTCCATGGTGTCCGGCATGGCCTCGGTGCTGGACGGGAGCACCGGAGGAGGCGAGTACCGGCCGGAGCTGTCGCTGCCGCTGCACCACGCCATGTCCGTCCCCTGCGACACGTCCTCCCCCGGGATGGGGATGAGCGGCACCTACACCACCCTCACCCCGCTGCAGCCGCTGCCGCCCATCTCCACCGTGTCCGACAagttccaccaccaccaccaccaccaccaccagcggCTGGCCGGCAACGTGAGCGGCAGCTTCACCCTCATGCGGGACGACCACCGGGGGCTGCCGGGCATGAACAACCTGTACAGCCCGTACCACAAGGACCACATGTCCGGCATGGGTCCCAGCCTGTCCCCGGTGCTGGGCAGCGGCCTGGGCTCCATGCACAACCCGCAGCAGGGGCTCCACGGCTACGGCACGGCCACGCACGGAGGCCACGACAAGATGCTGAACTTCGACCCGCACCACACCGCCTCCATGCTGGCCAGGGGGGACCACCACCAGCACCGGGGCCTCGGGGGTCCCACGGCCGGCATGATGCCCCACTTGAACGGCATGCACCACCCGGGGCACCCCGCTGCCTCCATGGGTCAACACACCCACCCCCATCTCCAGTCTCCCTCCCACGGGCCGGTGCTGGCTTCCAACCGGGACCgaccgccctcctcctcctcggggtCGCAGGGGGGCTCCGGCTCCgggcagctggaggaggtgaacaCCAAGGAGGTGGCGCAGAGGATCACCGCGGAGCTCAAGAGGTACAGCATCCCGCAGGCCATCTTCGCCCAGCGGGTGCTGTGCCGCTCGCAGGGGACCCTGTCCGACCTGCTGCGGAACCCCAAACCCTGGAGTAAGCTAAAGTCCGGCCGGGAGACCTTCCGCAGGATGTGGAAGTGGCTGCAGGAGCCCGAGTTCCAGAGGATGTCGGCCCTGAGACTCGCAGGTAAGACCCCGGACCTCCAGCCCGGACCTCCAGGCTGGACCTCCGGCTGGAGTAGGAGTCCGGCTGGGCTTTGTGCGTAAAAGGGATTTAAAGAGCGCAGAGTTCTTGTGGGTTCTTGTGGGTTCTGGTCCCGGTTCTGGTCCCGGTTCTGGTCccggttctgctgctgctgctgcaccggcCTGGACCAGGGACGTTTGTTTAGAACCGCTGGTGTTATGATTACCACCATTGATCAATAAGGAAAGAGATCGATAGGAAATGACAAGGTCACGGGATTTCCCTCCAAcagtctcttctctctgcaTCGTTTACCaacagatcccccccccccataacaCTCAGGAATAAGGAGCTTAAaaatcaaattattatttaaagaaaaagcaCAATTACAAAAGACAAATTCCTTGTTTGAATTTGGTTATTTTCCCCTAAATTTAAGGAGTAAACATGAAACTTCTCTGTTGTTTGTGGTTGAATAATTCGGATCAACACATGTTTCCTCTGGTGTAATAATCCCTGAGCCTGTTGAAGTCTGCTTGTGTTATTACGGTGTTATTAAAGACACAGAGGTGTGAGGATGCAGACACTGAGGGtctgatgaggaggaagaggaggaggaagaggaggaggaggtgatcaCAGAGCATCGGTGGTCTGGTGCCCCCTCTAGTGAGGAACAGGGTCCCAGCATCGAGCCTCTATTGTCTGCAGGGAAGAGCCAGACAAAAAGGAGCAGGAGGCTTTAACAGATCTGGATCAGAGTCTGGTTCATTCAGGTTTATTCAGGTTTATTCAGGTTTATTCAGGTTTGCAGGAATAGTGATGATTTTactttgtttctgcagaatttATCATTTTATGTGAAGTGCAGATTTTGAAATCTGTAGATCATTAATCACGTTTTCATTTCCCGTGTGTTTTTAGTGAGTGTGCAGCTAGTGGGAAACTGCATAAACAGAACAGGAGATCAGTGTTAGTGGTTTTTCTCCAGTTTGTGTACTTGCTGTGTTAATGGGCCTCGTGTGTTGAGGTTAAAATTCAGTCTTCACAttcttttccccctttttgttttaaacatatatttaacgTCAAGATCTGTTGCAGCAGAAGTATCGTTATAATTTCATGTCAGTTTTTCATTTCTCCAGTTTGTCTAATTTTGGCAgcaaagaaagttaaaaagaaaaactggatTTAGAATAATAAACGATGAGGTTTCTGATGAAGAGTGAGAAGTTAAAACCCTGACGGACGTGTTGAATCATCTCAGTGGCTGTTTCAAGCTTTTGGAGAAAATACATTtggttttttaaattgtttttatcttAGAAATTAGCAGATTTGTCTAATAACAGAATCTTTAGTGAACAATTACAAATGTTATTCGCTGGATTTCAGATAAACTTAGTTATGAAACTTCTGGTTCTAGATGTTTCTATCTGTTCActgctcctggaggagaaaTACTTGTTGGTGGTTTCACCTTCGTTCACTTTCTGTACTTTGACTTTGTTTCGGTGCTTTTTACTGATtgaagtaaaacattttaaatcgcgtgttttatatttttaaccaTAACATTATACGACAAATTATACAACTTCTGAGTTACTGGGATCGGACAGGaggtttatattatattcatgtAAATATTCACATAAACAACTATGAAATGAACAGTTTATTATACAGATTAAATTACTGTAGGGAAATATCACACAGTATTTAGAATTAATttggttttgtgttgtatttactTCCTCAAAGATTTTGCAAATAATTGTGAAAACAATTAGAGAATCTGAAATCATttgtatattataatattaataaagtgaGTTTAATTGAACCTCCACTTTATATTTGTTGCTGTCCAGTCGAAACCATGTTTctgataatatatttataaaaacaactcTAAAGTCGTTTTATAGAGAAGGCTACATTTTCAAGATAAAAGCTTTTCATTATAATTCTATTATCTACCATCCAAAGTAGAGCCGGACTTTACTATATTAAGAGACTaaatttgttattgttatactgtgatatttgtattaaagatttaaatatttttaatataatgttAAAGAAGCAAACATGTTAATCCTGTGGTTTATTCTGGCAACACAATAATACATCTAACATTGTTTTTTAGCACAATTTATATTTCTAGGCCTCCATGTAAAGTAGGATTGACTCTTTACACTCAGTAAAGTTTGCTCTTAATACTGTCACAACGTTACAATTAAATCACAAATTACAAGTCTACATAAAACTCATAAATTTTAAAACCACAGGACTTAACACAAACTTACTGTTACTTTATTACACAGCTGTGGATCTTATAACATGTCATTCCTAAAATATTCCTATATGAGTTAAAGTATTgtgtttattaattataatttaaaatgactTTATCTAGTTCTTATATAATAATCTGAGAattcctgttgtttttaaaacaacaataaagtaTCAATAATTTTGATGATTCAAGTTCAAACTTAATTTATCTTATACAGTTGTCGTAGTCGTATAACTTCTTTTGTGTTAAGATCATTTTCACTAGAACAATAGTATGAattttctattctatttgaTATAAAGGCATTTTAAATATCACCATATTTACACTCAGTTTTCTTtagctaaataaaataaagtttaatgattcaaacaaatcaaacacattttacataatgtaaaaaatattcaaaaattTGTCCTGAAagaacatttaaattatttttaaaatatcacTATGCGTTTAACTGTGAAAAACCCACACATTAAACCACCGGGCCTGTTTGTGGTGTTTGCATAGTGAGTTTATGGAAATTGTGTTCGGATTATAGTTATATTACAATGTTTAATTGTGATTTCTGTTCTTCTAAAATCTGTTGTGAGATTTATTGCGGCCGTTTTTAAgtaaaacacaagataaatgatTTATGTTATTTAATTGTGACTTGGTTTTTAAGTGACCAAACAGATTTTGCAGAATAGGttcttaaaaaacaacaatcaataTAAATATACGTCACATTATCTTCTGTGATTAATCTAATCATTCTGTATTTAACTGTCTGTATTCAGTGGTTTGATTGGTTCCACTTTTAAGTTTCTGCTCTCGCTGACGTGGACGAgacgtttgtgtttgtttcattcgAGCGACCGTTTGATGATGGAGGTTAATAGGAAGTGATGCGATggagggaggagctggaggagagcggGGGGGCGTTCATGGGATCCGTTGTAAAAtgtcagcagcagaaacacagtgAGCAGCATCGTAgttttactgctgctgcttgtagctGCTGCTTGTATCTGCtgcttgtagctgctgctgcttgtagttgctgctgcttgtagctgctgcttgtagctgctgcttgtatctgctgctgcttgtatcTGCTGCTTGTATCTGCTGCTTGTATCTGCTGCTTGTAGTTGCTGCTTGTATCTGCTGCTTGTATCTGCTGCTTGTAGTTGCTGCTTGTATCTGCTGCTTGTAGCTGCTGCTTGTAGCTGCTGCTTGTATCTGCtgcttgttgctgctgcttgtagctgctgcttgtagctgctgcttgtagctgctgctgcttgtatctgctgcttgttgctgctgcttgtaGCTGCTGCTTGTAGCTGCTGATTGTAGTTGCTGCTGCTTGTAGTTGCTGCTGCTTGTATCTGCtgcttgttgctgctgcttgtaGCTGCTGCTTGTATCTGCTGCTGATTGTATCTGCTGCTTGTAGCTGCTGCTTGTAGCTGCTGCTTGTAGTTGCtgcttgtagctgctgctgcttgtagctgctgctgcttgtagctgctgctgcttgtagctgctgctgctgccgcttgTAGCTGCTGCCgcttgtagctgctgctgctgcttgtatcTGCTGCTTGTAGCTGCTGCCGCTTGTAGCTGCTGCCGCTTGTAGCTGCTGCCgcttgtagctgctgctgctgcttgtatcTGCTGCTTGTATCTGCtgcttgtagctgctgctgcttgtagctgctgcttgtagctgctgcttgtagctgctgctgcttgtagctgctgctgcttgtagctgctgctgcttgtagctgctgctgcttgtagctgctgctgcttgtagctgctgctgcttgtagttgctgctgcttgtagctgctgcttgtagctgctgcttgtagctgctgcttgtagctgctgctgcttgtagctgctgctgcttgtatctgctgctgctcttcagaCCATGTTTGGTTTTTCAGAGTTTCCACAAAtcaaacctcagattgaaactCGAGCTGAATATTGATCCACACTTTGTGACCTGAGCCGATACAAACACCGAATTTATTCTTTTTCAGTCGTGAACCTCGAGCAACACGAAGCGtagacagtaaataaataaagatggacgacatggcaaCTCCCACAAGTGAAGCCAGATCATGTGGATCGCCcactagtggctggctgcagtatagctccctgcctcctccatgttagcagataggacatggaccaaacaaaataTATGGTTTCTCTTATTTTTCTTATGACACTAATGTTTTtccaaatgttatttttgtttttaattggttatttgatgatataaaaacaaactgagactggctcctgattggtcgagtgtgtgAATCGGTGAAAACCTCGATTCCACGGCTCCACTCCGaatctccctcctccttttccttttgatTCTTTCTGCCAGTCATTACTCTCGGCTCATCCCgcagcttcttcctcctctttttaaaACGATTGTGGAAACAGAGCGAGCCTCAATTCCTCGATCAACAACGCTACAAGGAGCCAATAgagctgaggtcaaaggtcggagCTGCAACACTCAGACAATAGATGGAGCAAATATTCCCCCGGCCCtgagacgagcagcagcagcagggaggaggagaaaccaaTAAGAGACATGAGGTTATTTCTGGTGTTCGCTGAGTCTGCTGTTACATTATCTTCATGCTCTGTACTGTATGTTCATAACATAATTATATGATATAGCCATAAGTATTGGGACGCTCCTGTCCATGGGTCTTGTGTAGTTTCTCTCCTCAGAATCATGACTCACATCCTCAGCTGTTTTCAGGGATTCAGATAAACTGGTTTGAAGCTGGTGATGTTTTGGC encodes:
- the onecut2 gene encoding one cut domain family member 2; translated protein: MKTAYTNAYRCLAKDLDAYAMNPDMMDGLGSLHGGVSVSCVAADSELLSGHSPHPGRGGSAAAAALRIHQDLASRSMVSGMASVLDGSTGGGEYRPELSLPLHHAMSVPCDTSSPGMGMSGTYTTLTPLQPLPPISTVSDKFHHHHHHHHQRLAGNVSGSFTLMRDDHRGLPGMNNLYSPYHKDHMSGMGPSLSPVLGSGLGSMHNPQQGLHGYGTATHGGHDKMLNFDPHHTASMLARGDHHQHRGLGGPTAGMMPHLNGMHHPGHPAASMGQHTHPHLQSPSHGPVLASNRDRPPSSSSGSQGGSGSGQLEEVNTKEVAQRITAELKRYSIPQAIFAQRVLCRSQGTLSDLLRNPKPWSKLKSGRETFRRMWKWLQEPEFQRMSALRLAACKRKEQDTAKDRNNQPKKSRLVFTDLQRRTLLAIFKENKRPSKEMQLTISQQLGLELTTVSNFFMNARRRSLDKWADEGGSPGGHSSASSTCTKA